A stretch of DNA from Balaenoptera musculus isolate JJ_BM4_2016_0621 chromosome 21, mBalMus1.pri.v3, whole genome shotgun sequence:
GTTTGAAATGTACTTAGGCCTTTAGTTTAAAGGTACAGATCAAATGAATTTTTCCCTGATTTTCCAGCCAGAATGAAATATTTCCTCTATGAAAATGCCACAGCAGCCAATGAATTTAAATTCtaccactctttttctttttggcagtgccacgtggcttgcaggatcttagtatAATAGGGGTTCAATACCtgttagttaaataaataaaagttgcaTTGAAATCACAAACCATTAAAAAAGTTCTATTATATCCTGGGTGAaactgttaccaagtccaagttCGTACTGCTcgctgcacaacaggccaataaattgagagatgagTTGTCAGGGCAAGGAATAACAACCTTATTCAGAAAGCCggaagaccaagaagatggtagactcctgtcccaaagaaccatcctgcctgagttagaattcaggcttcttttatactaaaagaggagaaagtaaagtcaaacatttccggGTTCCTGTCAGCCTCCTGaggggatgtgttagtttcttcctccctgcagtcattcacaggtgggcctgtcaggatgtttcctgtgagctaaacaaaggtattttagcttaatgctctttacctgggaggcagagctCCCAGAGATGTGCCATTACGTATAATTGAAGCTAATAGGCAACATCcatttagtgattaacttgtaatagaatacaaaggttcttccctattacaaaacCAATCCTCTGAGATGATTTTATCCTTCAACCTGAAGGAAACTGCCTCATTAATTGGCTTACTCGAAGCCACACCCTACCCCATTCCCCAATATTTCTCTACTGGAAAAATGCTGAAAATACATTAaacgattaaaaaaaataaagtctattttcaTATACAAAGAAGTAAACGTGATTCCTTCCAATGCTCCAATTTCACCATACCAAAGTCTACCAGTTTGGTGTgtatcttttcatactttttcgttctttctttttcaattttatttatcttgcataactgaGATTTTATGACTCTTGATTAGCAACTTCCCAGCCTACCTGCCCCAGCTCCTAACAACCACCCTTCTTTCAGATTCTGTGCACTTGACTATTTTggatacttcatataagtagaatatccagtatttgtctttttgtgactggcttatttcatttagtataatgtcctcaaggcccACCCATTTTGTCATgcatggcaggatttccttctttttaaaggctgaataattccattgtgtgtatataccacattttcttttccttttcatccatcaatggacatttaggttgtttccacatctaagcttttgtgaatagtgctgcaatgaacactggagtgctaatacctcttcaagatcctgagttcaattcttttagataaatacccagaagtgggtttgctggatcatatggtagttctatttttagtattttgaggaacctccatactattttcctgCATAGTATGGAAAGTTTTGTGttcccactgacagtgtacaagggttccaatgtttccacatcatcaccaacattttttttttatataatggtCTTCCTGACAactgtgaagtgatatctcattgtggttttgttgtgTATTTCCCTggtaattagtgacattgagcatctttttatatacatACCTGTTAGTCTTTGGTGTgtcttttttagagaaatgtctattcaagtctttagcccatattttaattgggttattagttttgtgatattttgttgttgtttctctgctattgagttgtaagatttccttatatattttggaaattaacctcttatctgatacatggtttgcaaatattttctcatattctgttggttgcctttttactctgttaatTGTTCCCTTTGTAGTatagaagcttttcagtttaatgtagtcccacttgtctatttttgcttttgttgtctgtgcttttggtgtcatatccatgaaattCCATATTTTTTCTATGCCTTTGTGTATACAGATACACTATCAACCTCTATAGCATGGCCTCATTTTtgtaggaaaaaatacatatataacctaatttttattgtttatacttAAACTATttgggggagtaaaaatgtatTTCCCCCTTAATATCATTCAATGGATGTCATGTCATGTCAGTGTATATAAATAgatctgttatttttaaatggctatatAGTAATAAGAAGAGCTACTATTTTTAAGTATACTTTTTTGATGACCTCTTCATAATTTAAGGTATTTGACACATGTGTTCCAAACTCTCTTTCCTAGATtgtaattttcaaacatttatttggttattttattactttgctgtatagaaatatttaatttttagttattttagctTCATTTTTTCCTTAGTGGTGGCTAAACTCCAAAGCATGCTTTAAAAAGCCTTCTCTAGGTCTTCCGTTTTAAATTTCTACTAAGTTACCAATTATCTCCTTCTACAATGTGCTTCATCCTTTGGATGCAATAATTGGCCATATGTTTAACAAATATGCTTCTCACTTGTTAAATAGATGTGGGGTAATCTAGaacaaaaacacatacaaaataaaataagtaaataaggtGAAAAAAGCAATACAAAGGGAAGTAATATGAGTAGAAATTCATGactagaatggggaaaatacacacacacacacacacacacacacacacacacacacacacacatctggaaTACACATTGGTGTAAACTGTTAGGTAGagatccaacttttttttttttttcccagatggcTACCCCTACTAGTCCTAAACCGTTTGTTGGATGGATAATCTATCTTTTCCACACTGATATGAAATGacagacatattttttaaaaccaggcTTTCAAGcaagatatttttcaaattatgtcCCTATCTAATCCACTGCCTTCACCAATGAATAAGccctcactatatatatatacatatatatatatatatgtatgtgtgtatatatatatatatatgtatatgtatatcaatgaATAAGCActcactatatatatttatatatatatatatatattttttgcctgcaccacatggcttgtgggttcttccccgaccagggattaaccTGGGCCACCAgaatgaaagcactgagtcctaaccattggaccgccagggaactcccagcccTCACTGTATCTTTAAGGTTCCTCTCTTCTGTGTGTTCCAACCCTAATTGCATGTTGGTGACAGTTGTGACTGTGGACCTCTTGGGGTATCCTTACTGTCACCTCCGTAGGAGGACACAGGCCAGAGAAAAAGCTATTTGAGTTGCTCATCTCAGAAATCACGTCTGGCAGTACAGTACCCGAGGGTTGGTGTAATGTATTCTGGGAAGGCTGGCCCACTCTATaaatgtcctcatctgtgaattaaGCCTAATCAATGTGTTCAGagagaaggtaaagaaaaagtCTGCATTCCCAATAGCGAGTGTAGTCAGTGATTTCAGATGCTTGTCACATGATTACGCCATAATGATAGCTCTCTAATTTCCTTCTGAAAGCACTTGAGCCATATTCATTTCATTGACATAACTGGAAATTTTCACCCACTCACAAGACAACAAGTGAGATGCAGTGTACTGTTGACAGAAGAGAATGACAGGAGGTGGGAGACCCAGTTTCCTAGCCCTGGCCTGACTCATAGAGTAAGTATTCAGGGAACCAACTCAATTTAtttgtcttagtttcttcatcatCTTTAGAAGGTAGTTGGATTATATGATCTCTTAGCTTCCAGTTAGGTAAAAGACTGTGATTCTACAACAATATGGTTCTCCTAGTTGttcatttaaaacttatttacagACAAATTGAGCCCTTGCTACGTGCAAAAGAATTCTTCTAGTCAGCAAGGAATAAGATATGGTTATTGTGTTGAGTTTATGAAAGGAGTTCATTTGGAAGAGGGAAGTGGGATGGAAGAGATCAGTGTGACTTGAACTTAGAACATGCCAGTCTCCCCATTCCAAATTGGAATACAGGCTCTGTGATGTACCATAACTCTATGGTAGGGCTTATTCTAATGATTCTGGTCAATGTTAAAGATTCCTGAGTTTGTGTGGGAATAACACACTGAATGTAGGTGGTAATTCATAAATGCTTTTTCCAGAGATGGCAATTCATGTTagtgtagttttttggttttgtgtgtgtgtgtgtgtgtgtgtgttgtgtgtgttttgcaAGACCCTTACTTGAGACTAACTCCTAACTATATTTTGAAGCCCCCAGTTACTAGCGTAGAAGCAATCTGAACAGTAGAGATTTCATGACCCCAAACTGATGCTACCACTCTTCCTATTTAAGCTAGTATAACTCTTTGCTCTAGTTCTTCCTTTTCCTAGCAAAAATTCTCATCCCACTCATTCACAAAGTATGTATGATTAAAACATTAATGACTTCAGAAAAATGAGTTTTGACTAGGAGGAAGGAAGGTGGAGGAAGAACTATTTCGGGCTAGAAAACTCCTTTTGACAAAAGTTCAAGATAAAGAAACACTCAACATCCTGCTGGAGATGAGTGGGAAAGAAGAATCAGTTGGAACCATGAAAGTCAGAAAGGAATTAATGGAATAACACAGGTAATGGAGAACCATGGAAGGTTGCCAAGCTGGAGAGTgacaggagaaaaatagaaataaggtaTGAACTTAATGGGAGGACAGAACTGGTTAGACTCTGAGGAAGTTTTTAAGATTTCACTTCCTGGCATGCAGTGAGTGGAGGATGGGCCATGGCAAGAAAGGACTCATGAGCATAAGACAGCAAATTTATAGGATTTGGCACTAATCTCAGAGGTCATTGCACACAGTTTgcatactatatatttattttttcgtcagtctaaaaataatgtttacacaTTTAATTTCTGTCCAGTAAGAAGTGATAAGAGGTTTAAGAAGGCCtagtttaaacattttcaaagaatgaaaataagtgagcaaaattatatttatcctgggcttccctggttgcacagtggttaagaatccgcctgccaatgcaggggacactggttcgagccctggtctgggaagatcccacatgccatggagaaactaagcccgtgcaccacagctactgagcctgtgctctagagcccgcgagccacaactactgaagcccgtgtgcctagagcccgtgctcggcaacaagagacgccactgtcaattaagacccaacgcagccaaaaatgaaataaataaataaaatttttaaaaaaattgtatttatccTAAAATAGGATAAATACAATTTTTCCATCCACTCCATAGTGTAATGGCTCCTTGAGGCAACTTCCAACAACAATGATGTTTTTGATGCTTTCTATGGTGGCAGAGAGGTGAGTATCACGGTCTGCAGGGCAGAGCAATAAATATAACTCTAGTAATCCATTGTACATTGAAAGTCAGGCAATACTTCATTggaattattctcattttgggggatgaataaaattaaatcaaaggaCACAGTACCTGATAAAGGAGCAAAAAATTTGTAGGCTTtggtcaaagaaagaaaagggcctAATGagtgaagaaatatatattatagttttcttccttcagtttctCAACTAGATTCCATTAGTGGAGTTTTCTAAAAGATTTGGAGGAGATTCCAATTCAGATATTATCAGAGATCATCATAATTTAAATCTCTGTACTGGCTTACACCAAATTACCCAAACCTCCAGCATAAAACCAATGTGTTTCAACGGTTTCATGGTGTTATTCATATAGAGTAACCGATTCTTGAAGTGACAACTGTTAGCAGCAAGTATCCTCAGTATCCAGCATGTGGCTTGCTTGTACGATGAGATTCCTTAAAAGTTGGGGGTTGATGATGAACCCAGTGTACAGAGGTTCCACATTAAGTCATAATTGGCTTTGTGTCAACTGGTGAAATCAGTCACAGAGGAGAATAAGAATTTCATGTAACAACAACATAGCAACTGATTACCCACTTGTTACTCAAAACAATAGACTCTCAGGGAGGATTTTCTAATCCCAGAATAAAGGCGTGACCTTCCCCTGATGTCCTTTGAGAAAATGTCTACAGCAGATTTGATGGAGAATCTCAGGGAGGAACTGACCTGTTTCATCTGCTTGGACTATTTCACCAGCCCAGTGACCACCGAGTGTGGGCACAGCTTTTGTCTGGCGTGTCTCCTGAGAAGCTGGGAGGAACATAACACTCCTTTATCTTGTCCTGAGTGCTGGAGGACCTTGGAGATCCCACATTTCCAGCCCAATGAGCGTCTGGGGAGGCTGGCTGGCATCGGCAAGCAGCTCAGATCCCAGGTGCTGCAGAGTGAGGGCAACCAAGGCAGCTATGAGAGAATGCTAGCTGCCACTAAGTTGTTGTCTGATGATGTGCAGGGTGTAAACGATTTCTCAACCCAAGGTCATGGAATAAACAGAATGAATCTCTCGAATGAGGCTGAGGAGCATCATAAAGTAAGATTGGCtgcttcatataaattttagaacacaAATCAGGTTCCATCGCTTAATTCCCATAATATTTTCTATGGGTGACATTCATGGGTGCTAATCTCCAGGCACCAGACCACAAATTTGGTGTGAGTTCTGCTTCACCCTTTTATCTAGAGTCTCAGTCATCTTGTTACTGGTCCTCAAGACCCCTTCATGACCTGGTGCTCTGCTCATTTGTCACAGAGTTTGTTTCTATTGCAGGAGAAACTCCAGGAAATCCTAAATATTTTGcgtcaaaagaaaaatgaaactcagGTTATATTAACCCATGAGAAGGAGAGAGTGATATTGTGTAAGGTCAGTATCTGGTTCACTTTTGCATCTTGTATGTGATTCTATGAGGAGGACTAAAGGGACATGTTGTGAAATACCAAggggaaaatggcaaaattttccaGTCCCAGTCCTATAACATGCAGTATCCTTGCTTTGGGCTGCCCACCTCTGCTTGTCCATCTGGGAATCTCAAGACTCATCTCAATTCTCCCATCCCCAGGCTGGCTTATTTCTCCCTTCTTGGTGTACCTATACCACATGGTGGCTACCTTTATTTCTGCTCggattataattattaaatatacaaGTTATAGACATATAACATAGAATGGAAGTTGACAGAAAAAGGAACATCTCAAATCCTTTGGGGGAAAAAGggcagataaaaaagaaataaacagaaagggTAATTAAAGCAAAATAGTAGTGTGGATTAGTACACCTGAACAAAAGCTTGAGGTTAGTCACAGATCAGAATGAGCTGTCTAGTAAAGCAcagaattaaatgttttattaaatatttaaaaaataagcgtGTATCTGATTATTCCAATAATCTTTGAGTTCTTACATGGGAGTATTTGTGATGATCATTTCTAGTCCTAGTATGTGATCCATTGCCTACTTcattgaataaatgtttgttgaataaatgaatgcatgtttttcccctaattttttttaaagaactaagcAGTTaccctatttatttatctatttatttattttttatttatttattttaaaaagttttatttctttggttgcactgggtcttaattgaggcacgtgtgctccttagttgcagccagcgggctccttagttgcagctctcaggctccttagttgtggcatgcaaacttttagctgcggcatgcatgtgagatctagttccctgatgagggatcgaacctgggccccctgcattgggagcacgaagtcttaactgctgcgccaccagggaagtccctcccctaaTTTTTTACCttactttattttgctttactttttaaaaataatggtacTGATCaccatttatcatatttttactTGACTGTTTACTTTTCATTGTTCCCAATAGAATGACAGCCTCCTAGGAGTagaaattttggttttctttgctaCTATAACTACAGTACACACATCTTCTAAAATATCAAACTATCCACCCAGCTAGTCAATAGACTGTATGTGTTATGTGTCAGGTTTCAAGAATTGTCACAATGGAACTCTTGAActttgtaaggattaaaaatcTACATAAGTGTTTCTGTTACTAACTTTATtatattgtttgtgtgtgtgtgtgtgtgtacacacacgcgTGATGGCAGGAAGAGACAAAGACCTGTAAACAGGTTGTTGTGTCAGAATATGCAAAAATGCACCAGTTCctgaaggaggaggagcagctgCAGCTCCAGTTACTGgaaatggaggaaagagagaacctgaagaaactgagggacaATGAGATCAAGCTGACCCAGCAAATACGAAGCCTGAGCAAAACGATTGGACAGATAGAGTCTATGTGTCAAAACTCGATCATAGAGTCATTTGAGGTAAGAATATTggagaaattcatggaaaaaaacacatgtaGTCCCCTATCATATTTCAAGTCATACAAAATAAACTTTTCCTTATTTACCTGAAAAATTAAGTTCTGGCCCCCAAAAAAGTTTTCCTAAAGAATGAGTGTTCTATATAGTATAAATAAAGtcttgaagaggaggaaaaacacaGAGGAATATACATCCGAACCAAGTCAAATGatgactccaatttttttttgtgCCTGCCTTGCTGCAACCTCAGCTTtgccaaataaaaaatttaagtttaatgAACATTTACTAGGTGTTGGGCACATTAAATTACATCCTCAAAGAGACCTGATGAAGTTAAATACTAGTATGATATTTACAACAGGTGATTGTTATCTACAAAATGTGTTAATAGTAGCAATTATTTAATAATTCAGACCTATGGCAGTTAGATAGTTTGCCTGTCAAATAGCTAGTAGGTGATAGAACCCAGGTATTCTGTGTACTGAGCCCCAAATCCTCACCAACTTTGCTCTACTGCCTTCCTAGGCTACTACTGCATTCTATGGGACCTTCTTAAACATAAGCTATGTTCCAGCTTCCAGTCTCCAGCTTCGTGTCTCTTTCCTAGGCTGGCTCCACAGAATGCTATTTAATTTGGTGCCTTCCCAACAACCCAGTCCAACTGTACACAGGTGTAGTTTCAGCTCTCACTGGGCTACTTTCCTTTCTTATCTCTACCTCCTGGAGGCATTAGATAATGAGGCCAATAGTTTGGCTCCTTTCTCAGCAATAGATTCTCTAAACAAAGTGACAATATGAGAAAAAGAGATCTCTAGTCATTGGGAGAACCATCTCACGTTCAAAAGAACTCACCCCTAGAAGAAGTTTGGGGTTTTTCCTACCATACGCTCTCCCACTCAAGGTGTTCTAGAGCCACGGGAAGGGGATTCTGTGAAATTTGCAAAGGACTGTATCCAAAACGGATTCAGTCTTTGCTAGTGATCAAAGTGCACAAATACTAACCTTCTTTCTTCTATACCCTTAGGATGTGAGAGGAATACTGGAAAGGTAGGTTTCAATTCTGTGTTCAGTTACTGGGGTGGTGTTGATGCAATAGGTTATCAGAGTGGGGATGAGAGTGTCCATGCTCTTGGGGCAAAAGGAGCTGGATTCTCAAGTTGGAGCAGGTCATGCGGTCTGCGCGGAGGAGACTGAGTGACTGTCTCTGCCCTCCTGTAGGAGTGAGCCACTCTTGCTTCAGTGTCCAGAGGCCATCACCACGGAACTGACTCTGTGCCACATCACTGGAATGAGGGATATGCTAAGAAAATTTAGCAGTAAGTCAGCCTGATTTTTTGAACCTCCAGGGGTTTTCAGAGTTAACGGGGGCCACAGACCATCCCTGCTGGAACAGACAGAAGCACTGGGACTTGACTGATGTTTgatctggttttgttttctgagttCTGCTCCTTCCTTCGTTTTCATTGGTGTTTTGTTCATCCCATTGCcttgcacatgcacacatacacatacctcCTCAGGGGTTTCTGCATTTCTACCTTTGTTCTTGTCAGGATAAAAGCTGATTTAAACTCTTAAATCTCAGTGAGGGAACATTCAaagaatgttcttttaaaatgctcTAAATATTTAGGCTGGCTAACATCTAGAGAGGTCAGCATTAGTTTTCACCTTTTATCTTGTTGACAATCTGACCTTCAGAAGAAGGCCTAATGGACTTTGGACTCAACAGATACTTGagaagtgcctactatgtgctataGTAGGTACTGTGCTATCAGTCTCTGAGTGTACTTACAATGATGAATAAGACAGACTTGCCTTTGCTTCTGTAGAACTTACAGTGAGATTGAGGAGAATGATATTAAACAGATAATTAGTGATTGGGATTTGATCtataaataaaagtatgaaatggTATGATGGGGTGCCTAATCTTGTCTGGATAATCAATGAAAGTTCCTCCCAGGAGTCTGGGAGAGGAGGTCTCTCAGTGGTTCAAAATGTGTTTCATCAAGTGGTCACTGGTGGTTGCATTAACTCATACGAGGTTGCACTTAAGCATGACGTAATGAAAAATGCTGATTAGGAGCTGCTATTCAAACACTCAGTAACTTTGTAATCTTGGCCCAGTTTCCTAACCTTTATGAaccttagttttttcttttataaaaatggaaaaacaataataatacttgccataattaaatgggataatgtacAGAAAATGCCTGGCACCTAAGTAGGAGTTCAGTAAGTGATAACTATATTTCTCTCCCACCCCAACTGAAGAACCATAACCAACCTTGGCTAAAGCAAATACACATGACAAAAGATATGACCTGTGTGGATAAATAGCTCCTTGTTCTAAAACTGTCTTATAAACAGAACTACCTCCATTCCATTATCAGAGATCCAATATCACTCTTGACATGACtctctttggtttccttttagAGATTCACTCTCCTGTGTTTTGCAAAACACTAAAAGAAGGGGCTCAGAGATAGTGCCCACCACATTCAcctaaattaagttttaaaaaataggactAGATACTAAGACCTTAATTTCAATTCCACATACATAAGAGCGTTTTCTAGAATGCAAATGAGGATTCATTCTTTTTCCCTCTTGCAGCGGATATAACTCTAGATCCAGCCACGGCCAACGCCTATCTTGCCTTGTCTGAGGATCTGAAAAGTGTGAGACATGGAGGAATCCGGCAGCAGTTGCCTGACAACCCCGAAAGATTTGACCAATCTGCAACGGTGCTGGGCGCTCAGATCTTCACCTGCGGGAGACACTACTGGGAGGTGGAAGTGGGCAACAAGACTGAGTGGGAGGTGGGCATCTGCAAGGACTCAGTGAGCAGAAAGGGGAATCTCCCCAAGCCTCCGGGGGACCTCTTCTCACTCATAGGCTTAAAAATTGGAGATGATTATAGTCTTTGGGTCTCATCACCTTTGAAAGGCCAACATGTTAGAGTGCCAGTGCATAAGGTTGGTGTTTTCTTAGACTATGAGTCCGGACACATAGCATTCTACAATGTGACAGACGAGTCCCTTATCTACAGTTTCCCTCCAACCTCTTTCCAAGAGGCTCTCAGGCCCATCTTCTCCCCTTGTCTCCCAAATGAAGGGACAAACACAGGCCCTCTTTCCATCTGCTCCCTGAATAAGCATGTCTGAGGGAGGCTCCCTCAGCCTTCTCTGAGAATGAGGTCTAAGACCAACAGGTGACTATTAATTAGGATGATTAATGCATTGACAGTATTAACATCAGGTGATCTGAAAGGAaagcccacccccaacccccaagaGTTTCCATTAACTTGAGCCCCCAATGAACAGCCAAATTGGACAATCAACTTCTAATACCAACGAGAGAAAGCTGATCATATCCTGTGTCTTTAACCAAATTCATTATCTAGACTGCCCCCTGTATGTGCGGATCACTGAAAATGGAGATACAGAACTAGTTCTTATTGACCAGAATCCCATTGTCATAGGccagttttataaatatatgtcatttttttttcaagtgtatttCTTTATTTGACTCTAAAAAGCTTTACTATTTGCATATGTCTTTGTCCTACGTGCAAAGCTCTGTGTGCCGGGGCAATCCCAACTCCTCCAGGGGGCTGGAGGTATGGGTTCTCCTTTTCACTCATGACTCAGCCTCCTCTGAAAAGTCGATTTTCTTCCCATCCCATGGGGCCTGGAGTATTTGTATTCAGGAAGACTTATGTGTTCAGACACTACAAAGATATGTGTGAATATCATCGTGGCATTCGTATTACCGTATTCACAAGAGGATGGAACCTTTTGTTTGTTAATATGTTCAAAGATGACAGAGCAAAGTCCCTAGCCAATAAATGTATCAAGGCTGTGGATGCCGAGGGACTTTTTGAGTTTTATATAAGGTTGTTTTCTGAGCTTTTGCTATTTGCTATGAGCAGAAGGCTTTTCATCTTTGCAAGACCAAATCAAGCCTACTCTTTATCCCAGCATGCCAGGGTTCAGGAAAGGGGTAGTGACTGAGCGAGGATGCTTCTTTTGGCTGGTCTCACTCAGGCTCCCCATTCTTAGTGCTCTGTccttacaggttttttttttttgttttttgtttttaatttcttccttcttgctcTCATTTTCAGGATGTCACAATCACAGAGGgcaccccttcccctcctcttcctacTCAGATAAGTTAGTGTCAGTATTTTCAGTCTCTGACAAGAAAACTGATAGATTTAACCCATGCGTGACtgcaaaattattaagaaaaaattgatCACAGGTTTCAGTTTGTAAATTAGAGAGTAAGTGAGGAAAAGTTGATAACTGAACCTCTTAATCAGCATAGAAAATCATAGAAGGAGGCCAGTAACTGGGTTTACTTTAGGGTCTCTGTTCACCCTTCTCATTAATCTAGATCTGCTTTGTCTTTCAACCTCATACATTTTAAGCTTGTGCCCTCAAAGGTGGGGAGCAGACATGAACTAGACTTTAAATCCCAGATAAtgccctcttctgttttttgagtTCCCTACTTGCATTTTCACCCTGACATCACATATACTCAGAGAATTGTGGAGGAGGTGAGCCAATCACATCCTTTTTAGATAATTTGTGGctgcttctcatttttcattttattaaattttatttcttgatttatcatcTCAAAAAGCTAAGAAGTAAATTATAAATAGCAAACACCAAGCATGTTTGAATATACTGTcatcaattacaaaaaaaaattgaatttttaaaaattttgataaatgaatataaaagtaatacattttaatttagtgtacattacatttttttttaaagtcatgttccttgcttttttttttttttcaaattttatttatttatttatttatttttggctgtgttgggtcttcgtatctgtgtgagggctttctccagttgcggcaagcgggggccactcttcatcgcggtgcgcgggcctgt
This window harbors:
- the TRIML1 gene encoding probable E3 ubiquitin-protein ligase TRIML1 gives rise to the protein MSTADLMENLREELTCFICLDYFTSPVTTECGHSFCLACLLRSWEEHNTPLSCPECWRTLEIPHFQPNERLGRLAGIGKQLRSQVLQSEGNQGSYERMLAATKLLSDDVQGVNDFSTQGHGINRMNLSNEAEEHHKEKLQEILNILRQKKNETQVILTHEKERVILCKEETKTCKQVVVSEYAKMHQFLKEEEQLQLQLLEMEERENLKKLRDNEIKLTQQIRSLSKTIGQIESMCQNSIIESFEDVRGILERSEPLLLQCPEAITTELTLCHITGMRDMLRKFSTDITLDPATANAYLALSEDLKSVRHGGIRQQLPDNPERFDQSATVLGAQIFTCGRHYWEVEVGNKTEWEVGICKDSVSRKGNLPKPPGDLFSLIGLKIGDDYSLWVSSPLKGQHVRVPVHKVGVFLDYESGHIAFYNVTDESLIYSFPPTSFQEALRPIFSPCLPNEGTNTGPLSICSLNKHV